In a single window of the Delftia tsuruhatensis genome:
- a CDS encoding CaiB/BaiF CoA transferase family protein translates to MADSHNDQNQDIDFPLEGVRVLDLSRVFAGPLCGMVLADFGAEVVKVEHPGRGDDTRDWGLRIGKTETTYYNSMNRNKRSITLDLQTPEGVKIVHDLLPQFDVVIHNFKTGGAEKLGLGYEQLKAIKPGIIYCAVAGYDSSGPEARRPGYDLVIQGEAGLMALNGEAGTPPLKFGVAVVDLMTGMYAAQAILAALFRRERTGKGRLIEMALYDSGIMITGYYGLDAMQLGHDPERYGNAHPSIVPYGMYEAADGPLIIAVGNNAQFDKFCRQVVMRPDIVEDERFSTNVNRARNRLELGPMLKELIRSFPRDLLLERLTAAGIPCGRVAGLHEALTSERTRRGGLLQDMPHPVVGTTPVFAPPYRLDGQRLPIRHAPPTLGEGTREVLHRLLALDDAALQALQAKGVLTLPQEPSSN, encoded by the coding sequence ATGGCCGACAGCCACAACGATCAGAACCAGGACATCGACTTCCCGCTGGAGGGCGTGCGCGTGCTCGATCTGTCGCGCGTGTTCGCGGGGCCGCTGTGCGGCATGGTGCTGGCCGACTTCGGCGCCGAGGTGGTCAAGGTCGAGCACCCGGGCCGCGGCGACGACACGCGCGACTGGGGCTTGCGCATCGGCAAGACCGAGACCACCTACTACAACAGCATGAACCGCAACAAGCGGTCCATCACGCTGGACCTGCAGACCCCCGAGGGCGTGAAGATCGTCCACGACCTGCTGCCCCAGTTCGACGTGGTCATCCACAATTTCAAGACCGGCGGCGCCGAGAAGCTGGGCCTGGGCTACGAACAGCTCAAGGCCATCAAGCCCGGCATCATCTACTGCGCCGTGGCCGGCTACGACAGCAGCGGCCCCGAGGCCAGGCGCCCCGGCTACGACCTGGTCATCCAGGGCGAGGCCGGCCTCATGGCGCTCAACGGCGAGGCCGGCACGCCGCCGCTCAAGTTCGGCGTGGCCGTGGTCGATCTCATGACCGGCATGTACGCGGCCCAGGCCATCCTGGCCGCGCTGTTCCGCCGCGAGCGCACGGGCAAGGGCCGCCTCATCGAGATGGCGCTGTACGACAGCGGCATCATGATCACCGGCTACTACGGCCTGGACGCCATGCAGCTGGGCCACGACCCCGAGCGCTACGGCAATGCCCACCCCTCCATCGTTCCCTACGGCATGTACGAGGCCGCCGACGGCCCGCTGATCATCGCCGTGGGCAACAACGCCCAGTTCGACAAGTTCTGCCGCCAGGTGGTGATGCGCCCCGACATCGTCGAGGACGAGCGTTTCTCCACCAACGTCAACCGCGCCAGGAACCGCCTGGAGCTGGGCCCCATGCTCAAGGAACTGATTCGCTCCTTCCCGCGCGATCTGCTGCTGGAGCGCCTGACGGCCGCCGGCATCCCCTGCGGCCGCGTGGCCGGCCTGCACGAGGCCCTGACCAGCGAGCGCACGCGCCGTGGCGGCCTGCTGCAGGACATGCCCCACCCCGTGGTCGGCACCACGCCCGTGTTCGCGCCGCCCTACCGCCTGGACGGCCAGCGCCTGCCCATCCGCCATGCACCGCCCACGCTGGGCGAGGGCACGCGCGAGGTGCTGCACCGGCTGCTGGCGCTGGACGATGCGGCATTGCAGGCGCTGCAAGCCAAGGGTGTCCTGACCTTGCCCCAGGAGCCTTCCTCGAACTGA
- a CDS encoding class I adenylate-forming enzyme family protein: protein MIVSLPSPDAPFTPLAELIRAHARQQPGHAALRDDQQTLSYAQLDALMDSVAAALQRDGVQPGQAIAICALNSVRYAALFLGALRAGVVVAPLAPSSTADSLASMLRDAQARHLFLDKAAQDLVPADAGLQCISLDGVAPGGAFEDWLAPEGAQPAPVSVEPAAAFNIIYSSGTTGVPKGIVQSHGMRWAHINRGSVYGYGPEGTTLLATPLYSNTTLVVFFPTLGSGGCVVLMPKFDAARYLQLAQQHRVTHTMLVPVQYQRIMALPQFGEHDLSSFRAKFCTSAPFRAELKADVVARWPGSLTEFYGMTEGGGTCILEAHLHPDKLHTVGKPAEGHDIRLIDEEGREVGPGQDGEVVGHSASMMTGYHGQPAKTREAEWFDPTGKRFIRTGDVGRFDADGFLTLFDRRKDMIISGGFNIYPSDLEAQLRAHPAVEDVAVVGVPSEQWGETPVAYVVSRTGQAALPEEIMGWYNQQAGKTQRLADLRFIAELPRSAIGKVLKRELRDQYATGR from the coding sequence ATGATTGTCTCCCTGCCTTCGCCCGATGCGCCATTCACCCCGCTGGCCGAGCTGATCCGCGCCCATGCGCGCCAGCAGCCCGGCCATGCCGCGCTGCGCGACGACCAGCAGACGCTGAGCTACGCGCAGCTTGACGCCCTCATGGACAGCGTGGCCGCCGCGCTGCAGCGCGACGGCGTGCAGCCTGGCCAGGCGATCGCCATCTGCGCGTTGAACTCGGTGCGCTATGCCGCGCTGTTCCTCGGCGCCCTGCGCGCGGGCGTGGTGGTGGCGCCGCTGGCACCATCGTCCACGGCCGACAGCCTGGCCTCCATGCTGCGCGATGCCCAGGCGCGCCACCTGTTCCTGGACAAGGCGGCCCAGGACCTGGTGCCCGCCGACGCCGGCCTGCAATGCATCTCGCTGGACGGCGTGGCGCCGGGCGGCGCCTTCGAGGACTGGCTGGCGCCCGAAGGCGCGCAGCCCGCCCCAGTCAGCGTGGAGCCGGCCGCGGCGTTCAACATCATCTATTCCTCGGGCACCACGGGGGTTCCGAAGGGCATCGTGCAGTCGCACGGCATGCGCTGGGCCCACATCAACCGGGGCAGCGTCTATGGCTACGGCCCCGAGGGCACGACGCTGCTGGCCACGCCGCTGTATTCCAACACCACGCTGGTGGTGTTCTTCCCCACGCTGGGCAGCGGCGGCTGCGTGGTGCTGATGCCAAAGTTCGATGCGGCCCGCTACCTGCAACTGGCCCAGCAGCACCGCGTCACCCACACCATGCTGGTGCCCGTGCAGTACCAGCGCATCATGGCGCTGCCGCAGTTTGGCGAGCATGATTTGTCCAGCTTCCGCGCCAAGTTCTGCACCAGCGCTCCGTTCCGTGCCGAGCTCAAGGCCGACGTGGTGGCGCGCTGGCCCGGCAGCCTGACCGAGTTCTACGGCATGACCGAAGGTGGCGGCACCTGCATCCTCGAAGCCCACCTGCACCCTGACAAGCTGCACACCGTGGGCAAGCCCGCCGAAGGCCATGACATCCGCCTCATCGACGAGGAAGGCCGCGAGGTCGGACCCGGCCAGGATGGCGAGGTCGTGGGCCACTCGGCCAGCATGATGACCGGCTACCACGGCCAGCCCGCCAAGACGCGCGAGGCCGAATGGTTCGACCCCACGGGCAAGCGCTTCATCCGCACGGGCGACGTGGGCCGGTTCGATGCCGACGGCTTCCTCACCCTGTTCGACCGCCGCAAGGACATGATCATCAGCGGCGGCTTCAACATCTACCCCAGCGACCTGGAAGCCCAGCTGCGCGCCCACCCGGCCGTGGAGGACGTGGCCGTGGTCGGCGTGCCCTCCGAGCAATGGGGCGAGACGCCCGTGGCCTACGTGGTGTCGCGCACGGGGCAGGCGGCCCTGCCCGAGGAGATCATGGGCTGGTACAACCAGCAGGCTGGCAAGACCCAGCGCCTGGCGGACCTGCGCTTCATTGCCGAGCTGCCGCGCAGCGCCATCGGCAAGGTGCTCAAGCGCGAGCTGCGCGACCAGTACGCGACGGGGCGCTGA
- a CDS encoding Bug family tripartite tricarboxylate transporter substrate binding protein — MYTRNPASPARPTRRSVLALAAAPLLAGMAGGALAETDWPSKMLRLVVPFPAGGPTDTASRIVGQKLGERLKQTVVVENRPGASGSIAAVQVAKSPADGYTLMMLATPTLLAPHLYKKAGYDTVKDFTPVATVYDLPIVIVVNPTLLPDVTDLKSLIAHAKAQKTALNYTSSGAGSFGHLSMELLKQMAGFDMQHVPYKGGVPAITDTIGGQVPIMYADLVAALPHIQAGKLRAIAVGSPQRVSMLPDTKTIAEQGIKGYDAVSWGGLLAPKGTPKAVVDRIASEVQQILADKDIQSKLLNAGAIAAFQNPAQLGQRIQQDYTRWGQLIRDKGIAVE, encoded by the coding sequence ATGTACACGCGCAATCCCGCATCCCCGGCACGCCCCACGCGGCGCAGCGTTCTGGCACTGGCCGCCGCGCCGCTGCTGGCCGGAATGGCCGGCGGCGCGCTGGCCGAGACCGACTGGCCCAGCAAGATGCTGCGGCTGGTCGTGCCCTTCCCGGCGGGCGGACCCACCGATACGGCATCGCGCATCGTGGGCCAGAAGCTGGGCGAGCGCCTCAAGCAGACCGTGGTGGTGGAAAACCGCCCCGGCGCCTCCGGCTCCATCGCGGCCGTGCAGGTCGCCAAGAGCCCGGCCGACGGCTATACGCTGATGATGCTGGCCACGCCCACGCTGCTGGCGCCGCACCTGTACAAGAAGGCCGGCTACGACACCGTCAAGGACTTCACGCCCGTGGCCACGGTCTATGACCTGCCCATCGTCATCGTGGTCAATCCCACGCTGCTGCCCGACGTCACCGACCTCAAGAGCCTGATCGCCCATGCCAAGGCCCAGAAGACCGCGCTGAACTACACCAGCTCGGGCGCCGGCAGCTTCGGCCACCTGAGCATGGAGCTGCTCAAGCAGATGGCCGGCTTCGACATGCAGCACGTGCCCTACAAGGGCGGCGTGCCCGCCATCACCGACACCATCGGCGGCCAGGTGCCCATCATGTATGCCGACCTCGTGGCCGCGCTGCCCCACATCCAGGCCGGCAAGCTGCGCGCCATCGCCGTGGGATCGCCCCAGCGCGTGAGCATGCTGCCCGACACGAAGACGATCGCCGAGCAGGGCATCAAGGGCTATGACGCCGTCTCCTGGGGCGGCCTGCTCGCGCCCAAGGGCACGCCCAAGGCCGTGGTCGACCGCATCGCCAGCGAGGTCCAGCAGATCCTGGCCGACAAGGACATCCAGAGCAAGCTGCTCAACGCCGGCGCCATCGCCGCCTTCCAGAACCCCGCCCAGCTGGGCCAGCGCATCCAGCAGGACTACACCCGCTGGGGCCAGCTGATCCGCGACAAGGGCATCGCAGTGGAGTGA
- a CDS encoding electron transfer flavoprotein subunit alpha/FixB family protein gives MTALVIAEHDNASIKSATLNTVTAALACGGDVHVLVAGENAGAAAQAAAQIAGVSKVIHADGASLKDGLAENLAAQVLAIAGNYSHILFPATASGKNAAPRVAAKLDVAQISDITKVASADTFERPIYAGNAIATVQSGDKIKVITVRGTGFDAAAATGGSAQVEQLAAAGDNGKSSFVGREVTKNDRPELTAARIIVSGGRALGSSEKFNEVMTPLADKLGAAIGASRAAVDAGYAPNDLQVGQTGKIVAPQLYIAAGISGAIQHLAGMKDSKVIVAINKDPEAPIFSVADYGLEADLFQAVPELVQSL, from the coding sequence ATGACTGCACTGGTTATTGCAGAACACGACAACGCTTCGATCAAGAGCGCCACGCTGAACACCGTCACGGCGGCGCTTGCCTGCGGCGGCGACGTGCACGTGCTGGTCGCTGGCGAGAATGCCGGCGCCGCCGCGCAGGCTGCGGCCCAGATCGCTGGCGTGTCCAAGGTCATCCATGCCGATGGCGCAAGCCTCAAGGACGGCCTGGCCGAGAACCTGGCAGCGCAAGTGCTGGCCATTGCCGGCAACTACAGCCATATCCTGTTCCCCGCCACGGCCAGCGGCAAGAACGCCGCGCCGCGCGTGGCGGCCAAGCTCGATGTGGCCCAGATCAGCGACATCACCAAGGTGGCCAGTGCCGACACTTTCGAGCGCCCCATCTACGCGGGCAACGCGATTGCCACGGTGCAAAGCGGCGACAAGATCAAGGTGATCACCGTGCGCGGCACGGGCTTTGATGCAGCCGCAGCCACCGGCGGCAGCGCCCAGGTCGAGCAGCTGGCAGCGGCCGGCGACAACGGCAAGAGCAGCTTCGTGGGCCGCGAGGTGACCAAGAACGACCGCCCCGAACTGACGGCGGCCAGGATCATCGTCTCCGGTGGCCGCGCGCTGGGCAGCAGCGAGAAGTTCAACGAGGTCATGACCCCGTTGGCCGACAAGCTGGGCGCCGCCATCGGCGCCAGCCGCGCGGCGGTGGACGCGGGCTATGCGCCCAACGACCTGCAGGTGGGCCAGACCGGCAAGATCGTCGCGCCCCAGCTGTACATCGCGGCCGGCATCTCCGGCGCCATCCAGCACTTGGCCGGCATGAAGGACTCCAAGGTGATCGTGGCGATCAACAAGGACCCCGAGGCGCCGATCTTCTCGGTGGCCGACTACGGCCTGGAAGCCGACCTGTTCCAGGCCGTGCCCGAGCTGGTGCAGTCGCTGTAA
- a CDS encoding oxepin-CoA hydrolase, alternative type — translation MTEANQVLLTRREGAVLVLSNNNVAARNALSPEFYAAVTAALKSAATDPTVGAVVLTGEGGHFCAGGDLRQLARRRELPVEERRAKLEGLHDLIRSVRDFPKPVIAAVEGAAAGAGLSLALACDMLVAAKNAVFSVAYVKVGLTPDGGATAFLAEFVSRQVLTELCLTGERISGERLHALGPVNRLSEPGQAQADAVALAAQVATGPDQAMALIKDLCRQAPRNTLEEQLELEAQYMVRSQESEESREGIGAFLEKRSADFTKLRG, via the coding sequence ATGACCGAAGCGAACCAAGTCCTGCTGACCCGCCGCGAAGGCGCCGTGCTGGTGCTGTCCAACAACAACGTGGCCGCGCGCAATGCGCTGTCGCCCGAGTTCTACGCGGCCGTCACGGCGGCGTTGAAGAGCGCGGCGACCGACCCCACCGTGGGCGCCGTGGTGCTCACGGGCGAGGGCGGTCATTTCTGCGCGGGCGGCGACCTGCGCCAGCTGGCCAGGCGCCGCGAGCTGCCGGTGGAGGAACGCCGCGCCAAGCTCGAAGGCCTGCATGACCTGATCCGCAGCGTGCGCGACTTTCCCAAGCCCGTGATCGCCGCCGTCGAAGGCGCGGCGGCCGGCGCGGGCCTGTCCCTGGCCCTGGCCTGCGACATGCTGGTGGCCGCAAAGAACGCCGTGTTCTCGGTGGCCTACGTCAAGGTCGGCCTCACGCCCGATGGCGGCGCCACCGCCTTCCTGGCCGAGTTCGTCTCGCGCCAGGTGCTGACCGAGCTGTGCCTGACCGGCGAGCGCATCAGCGGCGAGCGCCTGCATGCCTTGGGCCCCGTCAACCGGCTGTCCGAACCGGGCCAGGCCCAGGCCGACGCCGTGGCGCTGGCCGCCCAGGTGGCCACCGGCCCCGACCAGGCCATGGCCCTGATCAAGGACCTGTGCCGCCAGGCACCGCGCAACACGCTGGAAGAACAGCTGGAGCTGGAGGCGCAGTACATGGTGCGCTCGCAGGAGAGCGAGGAATCCCGTGAAGGCATCGGTGCCTTCCTCGAAAAGCGCAGCGCCGACTTCACAAAATTGCGCGGTTGA
- a CDS encoding Bug family tripartite tricarboxylate transporter substrate binding protein yields MSTPVTRRDLLQGLAAIGGTSLLATGATSALAQAAKPAAWPTKPIRVVVPFNAGGATDIMARTIGEVLARRVGQPVVVDNRAGAAGILGTDTVAKAAPDGHTLLLSLSTSMLINQFLYTKLPYNPQKDIALITQVAAAPVTLVVHPSVPASNMKELLAYVKANKGKLSYGSWGVGSYAHLAGAYMSKTMDADMTHAAYKGEAPMIQELIGGQLQMCFSSALNTKPFIDSGKLKAIGVTGKERMEILPKVPTIFEQGVTDDAYSIYGWVAMGAPAGTPKEIVDALYGHLREIIKDPKVLERISGAGFMPMMNSPQAFRENYQRDMPIWKALVEEAGAKLD; encoded by the coding sequence ATGAGCACCCCAGTCACACGCCGCGACCTTCTTCAAGGGCTGGCCGCCATCGGCGGCACCAGCCTGCTGGCCACGGGCGCCACCAGCGCCCTCGCACAGGCCGCCAAGCCGGCCGCATGGCCCACCAAGCCCATCCGCGTGGTCGTGCCCTTCAACGCGGGCGGCGCCACCGACATCATGGCGCGCACCATCGGCGAAGTGCTGGCCAGGCGCGTAGGCCAGCCCGTGGTGGTGGACAACCGCGCCGGCGCGGCCGGCATCCTGGGCACCGATACCGTGGCCAAGGCCGCGCCCGATGGACACACGCTGCTGCTGTCGCTCAGCACCTCCATGCTGATCAACCAGTTCCTCTACACCAAGCTGCCCTACAACCCGCAAAAGGACATCGCCCTGATCACCCAGGTCGCGGCGGCGCCCGTCACCCTGGTGGTCCACCCCTCGGTGCCGGCCAGCAACATGAAGGAGCTGCTGGCCTACGTGAAGGCGAACAAGGGCAAGCTCTCGTACGGCTCCTGGGGCGTGGGCTCGTATGCCCACCTGGCCGGTGCCTACATGAGCAAGACCATGGACGCCGACATGACCCATGCCGCCTACAAGGGCGAGGCGCCCATGATCCAGGAGCTGATCGGCGGCCAGTTGCAGATGTGCTTTTCCAGCGCGCTCAACACCAAGCCCTTCATCGACTCGGGCAAGCTCAAGGCCATCGGCGTCACCGGCAAGGAGCGCATGGAAATCCTGCCCAAGGTGCCGACCATCTTCGAGCAGGGCGTGACCGACGACGCCTATTCGATCTACGGCTGGGTGGCCATGGGCGCGCCGGCCGGCACGCCCAAGGAGATCGTGGACGCGCTTTACGGCCACCTGCGCGAAATCATCAAGGACCCCAAGGTGCTGGAGCGCATCTCGGGCGCGGGCTTCATGCCCATGATGAACAGCCCCCAGGCCTTCCGGGAGAACTACCAGCGCGACATGCCCATCTGGAAGGCCTTGGTCGAAGAGGCTGGCGCGAAGCTTGATTGA
- a CDS encoding class II aldolase/adducin family protein, with product MSNDTTMSEVRRQVTAEEWQTRIELAAAYRLVAHFGWDDLIFTHISARVPGQPDQFLINPYGMLFDEITASSLVKVDHEGRPLMETEYDVNPAGFVIHSAIHDGRPEVQCVLHTHTRHGVAVSAQKEGLLPISQQSIFPLARLAYHDYEGVALRDDEKPRLVDDLGDSNFLILRNHGLLTCGRNVAEAVLAMYTLESACRIQILAQSGGGELTRIPQDIISDAVNQSRQVTKGKGAGLAWPGLLRRLDRIDPSYKD from the coding sequence ATGAGCAACGACACCACGATGTCCGAGGTCCGCCGCCAGGTGACGGCCGAGGAATGGCAGACCCGCATCGAGCTGGCCGCCGCCTACCGGCTGGTCGCCCACTTCGGCTGGGACGACCTGATCTTCACCCACATCTCGGCGCGCGTGCCGGGCCAGCCCGACCAGTTCCTGATCAACCCCTACGGCATGCTGTTCGACGAGATCACGGCCTCCAGCCTGGTCAAGGTCGATCACGAAGGCCGGCCGTTGATGGAGACCGAGTACGACGTCAACCCGGCCGGCTTCGTCATCCACAGCGCCATCCACGACGGCCGCCCCGAGGTGCAGTGCGTGCTGCACACGCACACGCGCCACGGCGTGGCCGTCTCGGCGCAGAAGGAGGGGCTGCTGCCCATCTCGCAGCAGTCCATCTTTCCGCTGGCGCGCCTGGCCTACCACGACTACGAAGGCGTGGCCCTGCGCGACGACGAGAAACCGCGCCTGGTCGACGACCTGGGCGACAGCAACTTCCTCATCCTGCGCAACCACGGCCTGCTGACCTGCGGCCGCAACGTGGCCGAGGCCGTGCTGGCCATGTACACGCTGGAGTCGGCCTGCCGCATCCAGATCCTGGCGCAGTCGGGCGGCGGCGAGCTGACCCGCATCCCGCAGGACATCATCAGCGATGCGGTCAACCAGTCGCGCCAGGTCACCAAGGGCAAGGGCGCGGGCCTGGCCTGGCCTGGCCTGCTGCGCCGTCTTGATCGAATCGATCCGAGCTACAAGGACTGA
- a CDS encoding NAD(P)H-dependent flavin oxidoreductase, with protein sequence MKTRITELFGIEHPIIQGGMHHVGLAELASAVSNAGGLGIITGLTQRTPELLAREIARCREMTDKPFGVNLTFLPSVNPPDYPGYVKAIIEGGVKVVETAGNNPQKWLPALKEAGIKVIHKCTSVRHALKAEAIGCDAISVDGFECGGHPGEDDIPNFILLPRAAEELKIPFVASGGMADGRSLVAALALGAEGINMGTRFIATQEAPVHDNVKQAIVAASELDTRLVMRPLRNTERVLTNPATERLLQKERELGSAITFADIAPEVAGVYPRIMHDGDMDAGVWSCGMVAGLIHDVPTVQQLIDGIMAQAHALINERLAGLAR encoded by the coding sequence ATGAAGACACGCATCACCGAACTCTTCGGCATCGAGCACCCCATCATCCAGGGGGGCATGCACCATGTGGGCCTGGCCGAGCTGGCCTCCGCCGTCTCCAACGCGGGCGGCCTCGGCATCATCACGGGCCTGACCCAGCGCACGCCCGAGCTGCTGGCGCGCGAGATCGCGCGCTGCCGCGAGATGACGGACAAGCCCTTCGGCGTCAACCTGACCTTCCTGCCCTCGGTCAACCCGCCCGACTATCCGGGCTACGTCAAGGCCATCATCGAAGGCGGCGTCAAGGTCGTGGAGACGGCAGGCAACAACCCGCAGAAATGGCTGCCCGCGCTCAAGGAGGCCGGCATCAAGGTCATCCACAAGTGCACCTCGGTGCGCCACGCGCTCAAGGCCGAGGCCATCGGCTGCGACGCCATCAGCGTGGACGGCTTCGAATGCGGCGGCCATCCGGGCGAGGACGACATCCCCAACTTCATCCTGCTGCCGCGCGCGGCCGAAGAACTGAAGATTCCCTTTGTCGCCTCGGGCGGCATGGCCGACGGCCGCTCGCTGGTGGCTGCGCTGGCGCTGGGCGCCGAGGGCATCAACATGGGCACGCGCTTCATTGCCACCCAGGAAGCGCCCGTGCACGACAACGTCAAGCAGGCCATCGTCGCGGCCAGCGAGCTGGACACGCGCCTGGTCATGCGCCCGCTGCGCAACACCGAGCGCGTGCTGACCAACCCGGCCACCGAACGCCTGCTGCAAAAGGAGCGCGAGCTGGGCTCGGCCATCACCTTCGCCGACATCGCGCCCGAAGTGGCCGGCGTCTATCCGCGCATCATGCATGACGGCGACATGGACGCGGGCGTCTGGTCCTGCGGCATGGTGGCCGGCCTGATCCACGACGTGCCCACGGTGCAGCAACTGATCGACGGCATCATGGCCCAGGCCCATGCACTGATCAACGAGCGGTTGGCCGGTCTGGCCCGCTGA
- a CDS encoding electron transfer flavoprotein subunit beta/FixA family protein — translation MKILVPVKRVVDYNVKVRVKSDGTGVDIANVKMSMNPFDEIAVEEAVRLKEKGVATEVIAVSCGVAQCQETLRTAMAIGADRGILVETTEELQPLAVAKLLKALVDKEQPGLIILGKQAIDDDANQTGQMLAALADLPQATFASKVEVAGDKVNVTREVDGGLETLALSLPAVITTDLRLNEPRYVTLPNIMKAKKKQLDTVKPEELGVDVAPRLKTLKVAEPAKRGAGVKVPDVATLVSKLKNEAKVI, via the coding sequence ATGAAAATCCTTGTACCCGTCAAACGTGTCGTGGACTACAACGTGAAGGTCCGCGTGAAGTCGGACGGCACGGGCGTGGACATCGCCAACGTCAAGATGAGCATGAACCCCTTCGACGAAATCGCCGTCGAGGAAGCCGTGCGCCTGAAGGAAAAGGGCGTGGCCACCGAAGTCATCGCCGTCTCCTGCGGCGTGGCCCAGTGCCAGGAAACCCTGCGCACGGCCATGGCCATCGGTGCCGACCGCGGCATCCTGGTGGAGACCACCGAGGAGCTGCAGCCCCTGGCCGTGGCCAAGCTGCTCAAGGCCCTGGTGGACAAGGAGCAGCCCGGCCTCATCATCCTGGGCAAGCAGGCCATCGACGACGACGCCAACCAGACCGGCCAGATGCTGGCGGCCCTGGCCGACCTGCCCCAGGCTACCTTCGCCTCCAAGGTCGAAGTGGCCGGTGACAAGGTGAATGTGACGCGCGAAGTCGACGGCGGCCTGGAAACCCTGGCCCTGAGCCTGCCGGCCGTCATCACCACCGACCTGCGCCTGAACGAGCCGCGCTATGTCACGCTGCCCAACATCATGAAGGCCAAGAAAAAGCAGCTGGACACGGTCAAGCCTGAAGAGCTGGGCGTCGACGTGGCCCCGCGCCTGAAGACGCTCAAGGTGGCCGAGCCCGCCAAGCGCGGCGCTGGCGTCAAGGTGCCGGACGTTGCCACGCTGGTGTCCAAGCTCAAGAACGAAGCCAAAGTGATCTAA
- a CDS encoding tripartite tricarboxylate transporter substrate binding protein, with protein MQISIGRRGFALAAAAFVAATGASAPAWAQATDFPTRPITLIVPFPAGGSTDRHMRTLADIAGKQLGQPIIVENKPGAGGTLGPGNMARTARPDGYTITQFPMSMLRMAHMQKTAWNPLTDFTYIIGVSGYTFGFTVRSDSPYKSFNEYIAAARKSPGKIEYGSTGIGSSPHLLMEELAENAKVTLNHVPFKGNADLQQALLGGHVAAQSDASGWDTYVDGGQMRLLMTFGEKRTQRWPEVPTAKELGYGVVSTSPYGLAGPKGMDPAVVRKLHDAFKKAMDDPRHVEVLKQLNQDAWYRSGADYAQWAKDAFAKDKVLIDRLGLAAK; from the coding sequence ATGCAGATTTCCATTGGCCGCCGCGGCTTCGCGCTCGCGGCTGCAGCCTTTGTGGCCGCCACCGGCGCCAGCGCGCCCGCCTGGGCCCAGGCCACCGACTTTCCCACGCGGCCGATCACGCTGATCGTGCCCTTCCCCGCAGGCGGCTCCACCGACCGCCACATGCGCACCCTGGCCGACATCGCGGGCAAGCAGCTGGGCCAGCCCATCATCGTGGAGAACAAGCCCGGCGCGGGCGGCACGCTGGGTCCGGGCAACATGGCGCGCACCGCCCGGCCCGACGGCTACACCATCACCCAGTTCCCCATGTCCATGCTGCGCATGGCCCACATGCAGAAGACGGCCTGGAACCCGCTCACCGACTTCACCTACATCATCGGCGTCTCGGGCTATACCTTCGGCTTCACGGTGCGCTCGGACTCGCCCTACAAGAGCTTCAACGAGTACATTGCCGCCGCGCGCAAGAGCCCCGGCAAGATCGAGTACGGCTCCACCGGCATCGGCTCCTCGCCCCACCTGCTGATGGAGGAACTGGCCGAGAACGCCAAGGTCACGCTCAACCACGTGCCCTTCAAGGGCAACGCCGACCTGCAGCAGGCCCTGCTGGGCGGCCATGTGGCCGCGCAAAGCGATGCCTCGGGCTGGGACACCTATGTGGACGGCGGCCAGATGCGCCTGCTCATGACCTTCGGCGAAAAGCGCACCCAGCGCTGGCCCGAAGTGCCCACGGCCAAGGAGCTGGGCTATGGCGTGGTCTCCACCTCGCCCTACGGCCTGGCGGGCCCCAAGGGCATGGACCCGGCCGTGGTGCGCAAGCTGCACGACGCCTTCAAGAAGGCCATGGACGATCCGCGCCACGTCGAAGTGCTCAAGCAGCTCAACCAGGACGCCTGGTACCGCTCGGGCGCCGACTATGCGCAATGGGCCAAGGACGCCTTTGCCAAGGACAAGGTCCTGATCGACCGCCTGGGCCTGGCCGCCAAGTAG